From Microcystis aeruginosa NIES-2549, a single genomic window includes:
- a CDS encoding HEAT repeat domain-containing protein, which yields MQALLEKAQIALNKKDWETVNASIQRLLNQKDAIEPIINDEILDLALEALQKCDFQQRWEIAKLFPKIGKSAIAPLIALLESEEQDGEMRWFLARILSQFDDRACILALSQLLQRSEEEELSQMAAAALANIGSSAISSLGQLLSDSNRRFLAVQALSQIRRPEIIEPLLTVVKDQSSIIRAMVIEALSSFHHPQITAIIFDALQDPAIDVRREAIKASSYLGPNYPQADLVNHLQPLLFDIHLDICQETAIALGRIGTATSAKALNPLLQSSLTPDSLKLTVVRALGWIEDEEALNYLEKALYSENVLICREIIAILGRQTSQKLRRQAGEILGNFYHSHPAILAHTAVKQSLAIALGELDRDNKSILLTLAADGEAIVRLHALSALKKLDHGNI from the coding sequence ATGCAAGCTCTGCTAGAAAAAGCTCAGATAGCGTTGAATAAAAAGGACTGGGAGACAGTAAACGCCAGCATACAGCGACTTTTAAACCAAAAAGATGCGATTGAACCGATTATTAACGATGAAATCCTCGATTTAGCCCTAGAAGCCTTACAAAAATGCGATTTTCAACAGCGATGGGAGATAGCGAAACTATTTCCCAAAATCGGCAAATCAGCGATCGCTCCTTTAATTGCCCTGTTAGAATCCGAGGAACAAGATGGGGAAATGCGCTGGTTTCTGGCGAGAATTCTCAGTCAATTTGACGATCGAGCCTGTATTCTCGCTCTCAGTCAATTATTGCAAAGATCGGAGGAGGAGGAACTCAGCCAAATGGCTGCGGCCGCTTTAGCCAATATCGGCAGTTCTGCCATCTCTAGTTTAGGACAATTACTGTCCGACTCGAACAGGCGTTTTTTAGCCGTACAAGCTTTATCACAAATTCGCCGGCCAGAAATTATCGAACCTCTGTTAACCGTAGTTAAGGATCAATCTAGCATCATTCGAGCCATGGTGATCGAAGCTTTAAGCAGTTTTCACCATCCCCAGATTACTGCGATTATCTTCGATGCTTTACAGGATCCGGCCATCGATGTGCGACGGGAAGCAATTAAAGCTAGTAGTTACCTGGGGCCAAATTATCCCCAAGCAGATTTAGTTAACCATCTGCAACCGCTCTTATTCGATATCCACCTCGATATCTGTCAGGAAACGGCGATCGCTCTCGGTCGTATCGGCACAGCAACCTCAGCTAAAGCTTTAAATCCACTGCTGCAATCTTCCTTAACTCCCGATAGTTTAAAATTAACTGTAGTGCGAGCCTTGGGCTGGATCGAGGATGAGGAAGCTTTAAATTACCTAGAAAAGGCTTTATATAGCGAAAATGTCTTGATTTGTCGGGAAATTATCGCTATTCTCGGCCGGCAAACCTCCCAGAAATTACGCCGACAAGCAGGGGAAATTCTCGGTAATTTTTATCACTCCCATCCCGCGATCCTCGCTCATACGGCAGTTAAACAGTCTCTAGCGATCGCTTTAGGAGAATTAGATCGGGACAATAAAAGTATTTTGCTGACTTTAGCAGCCGATGGGGAGGCGATCGTCCGTCTCCATGCTCTCAGCGCCCTGAAAAAGCTAGATCATGGGAATATCTAG
- a CDS encoding energy-coupling factor ABC transporter ATP-binding protein → MHHNPIFIENLVYTYPDGTEALKGINLAIEATEKVALVGANGSGKSTLLLHFNGILPPQTGRITIGPYQVKPENLENIRNFVGLVFQNPDDQLFMPTVWEDVTFGPMNQGIRGEDLNHRCHHALHAVGLDSQHYGKRNSQNLSGGEKKRVAIAGVLAMLPQVLVFDEPSAQLDPRSRRQLIQLLATLPQTQVIATHDLDLALELCDRTVVLSRGQVVAAGETAKILSNREFLEQHDLETPLCYSRPYCAIADAPSTDV, encoded by the coding sequence ATGCACCACAACCCGATTTTTATTGAAAACCTAGTTTATACCTATCCTGACGGTACAGAAGCGTTAAAGGGTATTAATTTAGCCATTGAAGCTACGGAAAAGGTGGCTTTGGTAGGGGCCAATGGATCGGGAAAATCCACCTTATTACTGCATTTTAACGGTATTCTCCCGCCGCAAACCGGTAGAATCACCATCGGTCCGTACCAAGTTAAACCGGAGAATTTAGAAAATATCCGCAATTTTGTCGGTTTAGTCTTCCAAAACCCCGACGATCAGCTATTTATGCCCACTGTCTGGGAAGATGTGACTTTTGGACCGATGAATCAGGGTATTCGGGGAGAGGATTTAAACCATCGCTGTCATCATGCTTTACACGCGGTGGGATTGGATTCCCAGCATTACGGCAAGAGAAACAGTCAGAATCTATCGGGGGGTGAAAAAAAACGCGTGGCTATTGCGGGGGTTTTAGCCATGTTGCCGCAGGTATTAGTTTTTGATGAACCTAGCGCCCAACTGGATCCCCGGTCCCGTCGGCAATTAATACAACTGTTGGCCACTTTACCCCAAACCCAGGTGATCGCCACCCATGATCTCGATCTGGCTTTAGAACTATGCGATCGCACGGTGGTGTTAAGTCGTGGTCAGGTGGTAGCAGCGGGAGAAACCGCTAAGATTTTAAGTAATCGGGAATTTTTGGAACAACACGACCTGGAAACACCCCTTTGTTATAGTCGTCCCTACTGTGCGATCGCTGATGCCCCCTCTACTGATGTCTGA
- the cbiQ gene encoding cobalt ECF transporter T component CbiQ, which translates to MLHIATFSRENERQNFGFWQKLAPHTRVLTTLLLVFATALTPNGSWETWAIYGLGLIILILISRVTIPILLQRVAIEFVFIGVVLLGTLFRDGGEILWSWGFLRITSEGLLVLGSVALKAFLCLCTVNILVLTTAIPDLLQALVTLKTPPLLVAILASMYRYLAVLIAEFNSMRRAAIARNLMSSPRWQRLLVGHIIGALFIRTYERGDRIYQAMLSRGYTGSLPSVQVPQNKLNDYLAIIGIVILILWGQMVHLLR; encoded by the coding sequence ATGCTACACATTGCCACTTTTTCTCGCGAAAATGAGCGCCAAAATTTTGGTTTTTGGCAGAAACTCGCGCCCCATACCCGGGTTTTAACCACTCTTTTGTTAGTTTTTGCCACAGCCTTAACGCCGAATGGTAGCTGGGAAACTTGGGCGATTTACGGATTAGGATTAATTATTTTAATTCTGATCAGTCGGGTGACTATTCCCATACTTTTACAAAGAGTAGCGATCGAATTTGTCTTTATCGGTGTGGTTTTATTAGGAACCCTTTTTCGCGATGGCGGGGAAATTCTTTGGTCTTGGGGATTTTTGCGGATAACTAGCGAGGGATTGCTAGTTTTAGGCAGTGTCGCCCTAAAAGCTTTTCTCTGTCTTTGTACGGTCAATATTCTGGTTTTAACGACAGCAATTCCCGACCTGTTGCAAGCATTAGTTACCCTGAAAACTCCCCCTTTATTGGTGGCAATTTTGGCTTCTATGTACCGTTATCTAGCTGTTTTGATCGCTGAATTTAATTCCATGCGAAGGGCAGCAATTGCGCGCAATTTAATGAGTAGTCCCCGATGGCAACGGTTGCTAGTGGGACATATAATCGGCGCTTTATTTATCCGTACCTACGAACGTGGCGATCGCATTTATCAAGCCATGTTATCGAGGGGTTACACCGGTTCCTTGCCTTCTGTACAGGTTCCCCAAAACAAGCTGAACGATTATCTAGCTATAATTGGCATAGTAATTCTGATCCTCTGGGGTCAAATGGTACATCTACTCAGGTAA
- a CDS encoding PDGLE domain-containing protein: MNIRRNSQFFLIGLVLSLIIAVFLSPFASPDPDGLDRVAEDLQFSEKEDPNALGGQLPFARIFDGYALKGVPQGVATPLAGFLGTLATFGIAWGIGKLIIPKSKNQE; the protein is encoded by the coding sequence ATGAATATTCGCAGAAATAGCCAATTTTTTCTGATTGGCTTAGTATTATCCCTAATTATCGCCGTTTTTCTTTCTCCCTTTGCCAGTCCCGATCCCGACGGACTCGATCGAGTGGCGGAAGACTTGCAATTTAGCGAAAAAGAAGACCCTAACGCCCTCGGTGGTCAATTACCCTTCGCCCGAATTTTTGATGGTTATGCCCTCAAAGGTGTTCCCCAAGGTGTGGCCACTCCCCTCGCCGGTTTTCTGGGAACTCTTGCCACTTTCGGCATCGCTTGGGGTATCGGTAAATTAATCATTCCAAAATCCAAAAATCAGGAGTAA
- a CDS encoding energy-coupling factor ABC transporter permease → MSVNFLGFGWFHPLLTPYLALHIPDGFLSPSVSLFTWIIAVVLISFSLKKVRGHYAERAVPLMGVCAAFIFAAQMINFPIPGGTSGHLLGGTLAGVLLGPWAGSLVMAVVFIVQALFFQDGGLTVLGANIVNMGLIGTFGGYYLYLGIRKALGFHSWRSMAIAVAVAAWTSVVVAALFCALQLALSGTVPPLVALFAMLSWHILIGIGEAVITVFAVGYIWRTRPDLLYDPPHSVNTSVSPS, encoded by the coding sequence ATGTCTGTTAATTTTCTAGGATTTGGTTGGTTTCACCCTCTCCTGACCCCTTATCTCGCCCTCCATATACCCGACGGCTTTTTGAGTCCATCGGTGAGTCTATTTACTTGGATAATTGCCGTCGTCCTGATTAGCTTTTCTCTCAAAAAAGTGCGCGGTCACTACGCTGAACGGGCTGTACCTTTGATGGGAGTTTGTGCCGCCTTTATTTTTGCCGCCCAGATGATTAATTTTCCCATTCCGGGGGGAACCTCCGGACATTTGTTAGGGGGGACTCTGGCGGGGGTTTTACTCGGTCCCTGGGCGGGTTCTCTGGTGATGGCGGTGGTTTTTATTGTGCAAGCTTTATTTTTTCAAGATGGCGGTTTAACGGTTTTAGGGGCAAATATCGTCAATATGGGTCTGATCGGGACTTTTGGCGGTTATTATCTCTATCTGGGGATTAGAAAAGCCCTCGGTTTTCATAGTTGGCGCAGTATGGCGATCGCTGTTGCCGTCGCTGCTTGGACAAGTGTGGTGGTAGCCGCGTTGTTTTGCGCCCTGCAATTGGCTTTATCGGGGACTGTACCGCCTTTAGTCGCCCTTTTTGCCATGTTATCTTGGCATATCCTCATCGGTATCGGGGAAGCGGTGATTACCGTTTTCGCTGTCGGTTATATCTGGCGAACCCGTCCCGATCTCCTCTACGATCCGCCCCATTCCGTTAATACTTCTGTTTCCCCTTCCTAA